From Macaca mulatta isolate MMU2019108-1 chromosome 1, T2T-MMU8v2.0, whole genome shotgun sequence, the proteins below share one genomic window:
- the ELOVL1 gene encoding very long chain fatty acid elongase 1 isoform X1 has translation MEAVMNLYQEMMKHADPRIQGYPLMGSPLLMTSILLTYVYFVLSLGPRIMANRKPFQLRGFMIVYNFSLVAFSLYIVYEFLMSGWLSTYTWRCDPVDYSNSPEALRMVRVAWLFLFSKFIELMDTVIFILRKKDGQVTFLHVFHHSVLPWSWWWGVKIAPGGMGSFHAMINSSVHVIMYLYYGLSAIGPVAQPYLWWKKHMTAIQLIQFVLVSLHISQYYFMSSCNYQHPVIIHLIWMYGTIFFMLFSNFWYHSYTKGKRLPRALQQNGAPGIAKVKAN, from the exons ATGGAGGCTGTTATGAACTTGTACCAAGAGATGATGAAGCACGCAG ATCCCCGGATCCAGGGCTACCCTCTGATGGGGTCCCCCTTGCTAATGACCTCCATCCTCCTGACCTACGTGTACTTCGTTCTGTCACTTGGGCCTCGCATCATGGCTAATCGAAAGCCCTTCCAGCTCCGTGGCTTCATGATTGTCTACAACTTCTCACTAGTGGCATTCTCCCTCTACATTGTTTATGAG TTCCTGATGTCAGGCTGGCTGAGCACCTATACCTGGCGCTGTGACCCTGTGGACTATTCCAACAGCCCTGAGGCACTTAGG ATGGTTCGGGTGGCCTGGCTCTTCCTCTTCTCCAAGTTCATTGAGCTGATGGACACA GTGATCTTTATTCTCCGAAAGAAAGATGGGCAGGTGACCTTCCTACATGTCTTCCATCACTCTGTGCTTCCCTGGAGCTGGTGGTGGGGGGTAAAGATTGCCCCGG GAGGAATGGGCTCTTTCCATGCCATGATAAACTCTTCTGTGCATGTCATAATGTACCTGTACTACGGATTGTCTGCCATTGGCCCTGTGGCTCAACCCTACCTTTGGTGGAAAAAGCACATGACAGCCATTCAGCTG ATCCAATTTGTCCTGGTCTCACTGCACATCTCCCAGTACTACTTTATGTCCAGCTGTAACTACCAGCACCCAGTCATTATTCACCTCATCTGGATGTATGGCACCATCTTCTTCATGCTGTTCTCCAACTTCTGGTATCACTCTTATACCAAGGGCAAGCGGCTGCCCCGTGCACTTCAGCAAAATGGAGCTCCAGGTATTGCCAAGGTCAAGGCCAACTGA
- the ELOVL1 gene encoding very long chain fatty acid elongase 1 isoform X2, with protein MEAVMNLYQEMMKHADPRIQGYPLMGSPLLMTSILLTYVYFVLSLGPRIMANRKPFQLRGFMIVYNFSLVAFSLYIVYEMVRVAWLFLFSKFIELMDTVIFILRKKDGQVTFLHVFHHSVLPWSWWWGVKIAPGGMGSFHAMINSSVHVIMYLYYGLSAIGPVAQPYLWWKKHMTAIQLIQFVLVSLHISQYYFMSSCNYQHPVIIHLIWMYGTIFFMLFSNFWYHSYTKGKRLPRALQQNGAPGIAKVKAN; from the exons ATGGAGGCTGTTATGAACTTGTACCAAGAGATGATGAAGCACGCAG ATCCCCGGATCCAGGGCTACCCTCTGATGGGGTCCCCCTTGCTAATGACCTCCATCCTCCTGACCTACGTGTACTTCGTTCTGTCACTTGGGCCTCGCATCATGGCTAATCGAAAGCCCTTCCAGCTCCGTGGCTTCATGATTGTCTACAACTTCTCACTAGTGGCATTCTCCCTCTACATTGTTTATGAG ATGGTTCGGGTGGCCTGGCTCTTCCTCTTCTCCAAGTTCATTGAGCTGATGGACACA GTGATCTTTATTCTCCGAAAGAAAGATGGGCAGGTGACCTTCCTACATGTCTTCCATCACTCTGTGCTTCCCTGGAGCTGGTGGTGGGGGGTAAAGATTGCCCCGG GAGGAATGGGCTCTTTCCATGCCATGATAAACTCTTCTGTGCATGTCATAATGTACCTGTACTACGGATTGTCTGCCATTGGCCCTGTGGCTCAACCCTACCTTTGGTGGAAAAAGCACATGACAGCCATTCAGCTG ATCCAATTTGTCCTGGTCTCACTGCACATCTCCCAGTACTACTTTATGTCCAGCTGTAACTACCAGCACCCAGTCATTATTCACCTCATCTGGATGTATGGCACCATCTTCTTCATGCTGTTCTCCAACTTCTGGTATCACTCTTATACCAAGGGCAAGCGGCTGCCCCGTGCACTTCAGCAAAATGGAGCTCCAGGTATTGCCAAGGTCAAGGCCAACTGA
- the ELOVL1 gene encoding very long chain fatty acid elongase 1 isoform X3 — protein MSGWLSTYTWRCDPVDYSNSPEALRMVRVAWLFLFSKFIELMDTVIFILRKKDGQVTFLHVFHHSVLPWSWWWGVKIAPGGMGSFHAMINSSVHVIMYLYYGLSAIGPVAQPYLWWKKHMTAIQLIQFVLVSLHISQYYFMSSCNYQHPVIIHLIWMYGTIFFMLFSNFWYHSYTKGKRLPRALQQNGAPGIAKVKAN, from the exons ATGTCAGGCTGGCTGAGCACCTATACCTGGCGCTGTGACCCTGTGGACTATTCCAACAGCCCTGAGGCACTTAGG ATGGTTCGGGTGGCCTGGCTCTTCCTCTTCTCCAAGTTCATTGAGCTGATGGACACA GTGATCTTTATTCTCCGAAAGAAAGATGGGCAGGTGACCTTCCTACATGTCTTCCATCACTCTGTGCTTCCCTGGAGCTGGTGGTGGGGGGTAAAGATTGCCCCGG GAGGAATGGGCTCTTTCCATGCCATGATAAACTCTTCTGTGCATGTCATAATGTACCTGTACTACGGATTGTCTGCCATTGGCCCTGTGGCTCAACCCTACCTTTGGTGGAAAAAGCACATGACAGCCATTCAGCTG ATCCAATTTGTCCTGGTCTCACTGCACATCTCCCAGTACTACTTTATGTCCAGCTGTAACTACCAGCACCCAGTCATTATTCACCTCATCTGGATGTATGGCACCATCTTCTTCATGCTGTTCTCCAACTTCTGGTATCACTCTTATACCAAGGGCAAGCGGCTGCCCCGTGCACTTCAGCAAAATGGAGCTCCAGGTATTGCCAAGGTCAAGGCCAACTGA
- the CDC20 gene encoding cell division cycle protein 20 homolog, whose product MAQFAFESDLHSLLQLDAPIPNAPPARWQRKAKEASGPAPSPMRAANRSHSAGRTPGRTPGKSSSKVQTTPSKPGGDRYIPHRSAAQMEVASFLLSKENQPENSQTPTKKEHQKAWALNLNGFDVEEAKILRLSGKPQNAPEGYQNRLKVLYSQKATPGSSRKTCRYIPSLPDRILDAPEIRNDYYLNLVDWSSGNVLAVALDNSVYLWSASSGDILQLLQMEQPGEYVSSVAWIKEGNYLAVGTSSAEVQLWDVQQQKRLRNMTSHSARVGSLSWNSYILSSGSRSGHIHHHDVRVAEHHVATLSGHSQEVCGLRWAPDGRHLASGGNDNLVNVWPSAPGEGGWVPLQTFTQHQGAVKAVAWCPWQSNVLATGGGTSDRHIRIWNVCSGACLSAVDAHSQVCSILWSPHYKELISGHGFAQNQLVIWKYPTMAKVAELKGHTSRVLSLTMSPDGATVASAAADETLRLWRCFELDPARRREREKASAAKSSLIHQGIR is encoded by the exons ATGGCACAATTCGCGTTCGAGAGTGACCTGCACTCGCTGCTTCAGCTGGATGCACCCATCCCCAATGCACCCCCTGCGCGCTGGCAGCGCAAAGCCAAGGAAGCCTCAGGCCCGGCCCCCTCACCCATGCGGGCCGCCAACCGATCCCACAGCGCCGGCAGAACTCCGGGCCGAACTCCTG GCAAATCCAGTTCCAAGGTTCAGACCACTCCTAGCAAACCTGGCGGTGACCGCTATATCCCCCATCGCAGTGCTGCCCAGATGGAGGTGGCCAGCTTCCTCCTGAGCAAGGAGAACCAGCCTGAAAACAGCCAGACGCCCACCAAGAAG GAACATCAGAAAGCCTGGGCTTTGAACCTGAACGGTTTTGATGTAGAGGAAGCCAAGATCCTTAGGCTCAGTGGAAAACCACAAAATGCTCCAGAGG GTTACCAGAACAGACTGAAAGTACTCTACAGCCAAAAGGCCACTCCTGGCTCCAGCCGGAAGACCTGCCGTTACATTCCTTCCCTGCCAGACCGCATCCTGGATGCCCCTGAAATTCGAAATGACTACT ACCTGAACCTTGTGGATTGGAGCTCTGGGAATGTACTGGCCGTGGCACTGGACAACAGTGTGTACCTGTGGAGCGCAAGCTCTGGTGACATCCTGCAGCTTTTGCAAATGGAGCAGCCTGGGGAATATGTATCCTCTGTGGCCTGGATCAAAGAGGGCAACTACTTGGCTGTGGGCACCAGCAGTGCTGAGGTGCAG CTATGGGATGTGCAGCAGCAGAAACGGCTTCGAAATATGACCAGTCACTCTGCCCGAGTGGGCTCCCTAAGCTGGAACAGCTATATCCTCTCCAG TGGTTCACGTTCTGGCCACATCCACCACCATGATGTTCGGGTAGCAGAACACCATGTGGCTACACTGAGTGGCCACAGCCAGGAAGTGTGTGGGCTGCGCTGGGCCCCAGATGGACGACATTTGGCCAGTGGTGGCAATGATAACTTGGTCAACGTGTGGCCTAGCGCTCCTGGAGAGGGTGGCTGGGTTCCTTTGCAGACATTCACCCAGCATCAAGGGGCTGTCAAG GCCGTAGCATGGTGTCCCTGGCAGTCCAATGTCCTGGCAACAGGAGGGGGCACCAGTGATCGACACATTCGCATCTGGAACGTGTGCTCTGGGGCCTGTCTGAGTGCTGTGGATGCCCATTCCCAG GTGTGCTCCATCCTCTGGTCTCCCCACTACAAGGAGCTCATCTCAGGCCATGGCTTTGCACAGAACCAGCTGGTTATTTGGAAGTACCCAACCATGGCCAAGGTGGCTGAACTCAAAG GTCACACATCCCGGGTCCTGAGTCTGACCATGAGCCCAGATGGGGCCACAGTGGCATCCGCAGCAGCAGATGAAACCCTGAGGTTATGGCGCTGCTTTGAGTTGGACCCTGCCCGGCGGCGGGAGCGGGAGAAGGCCAGTGCAGCCAAAAGCAGCCTAATCCACCAAGGCATCCGCTGA